From one Gracilibacillus salinarum genomic stretch:
- a CDS encoding DEAD/DEAH box helicase, protein MINIPINRDENFIKTFEDAASNPSQMADWQLFKKSYQVAQTLQIPSFKELVAPTFLPHVEFLPHQMKSAEKVIQDMNGRALLADEVGLGKTIEAGLILKEYMLRGLAQKILILVPASLVNQWALELNQKFLIPAVPSGKRVDWQNTNILITTLDTAKSARHRQTILEQDYDFVIVDEAHKLKNHKTKNFEFVQQLSKKYCLFLTATPVQNKLTDIFNLITLLRPGYLGTYEDFLQQYREQNKTMDEDPYLKQLISKVMVRNRRGDTGIEWTKREIETIWVPFTEQELDAYQQIDQYFKQNRAISSITYIREFCSSREACYLSIKKWMEQSEQTEAQEILSVIEQLPHHAKALKLVELIKQSDEKFIVFTEYRATQIYLQWLLQQEQIPSVIYRGGFKKGKKDWMRQLFQNHAQVMIATEAAGEGINLQFCHHLVNYDLPWNPMRLEQRIGRIHRFGQENDVKIYNFALENTVEEHVMKLLYDKIHLFENVIGHLEQILTDINVNNLEKEVEQIFEQSHSIGESRIKLNNLTSVIQSYQQEDQLKENQV, encoded by the coding sequence ATGATTAATATTCCGATTAATAGAGATGAAAATTTTATAAAAACATTTGAGGATGCTGCATCAAATCCTTCACAAATGGCTGATTGGCAGTTATTTAAAAAATCTTATCAAGTTGCTCAAACTCTACAAATACCTAGTTTCAAAGAACTTGTAGCACCTACTTTCCTTCCACATGTTGAATTTTTGCCACATCAAATGAAAAGTGCAGAGAAAGTGATTCAGGATATGAATGGGAGAGCTTTGTTAGCAGATGAAGTAGGGCTTGGCAAAACAATTGAAGCAGGATTAATTCTTAAAGAATATATGCTAAGAGGTCTGGCACAAAAAATATTAATTCTCGTTCCTGCTTCTCTTGTAAACCAATGGGCATTAGAATTAAATCAAAAATTCTTAATACCTGCAGTACCATCTGGTAAACGTGTAGATTGGCAAAATACTAATATTCTGATTACTACTCTCGATACAGCCAAGTCTGCTCGTCATCGCCAGACAATCTTGGAACAAGACTATGATTTTGTTATTGTAGACGAAGCGCACAAATTAAAAAATCATAAAACAAAAAATTTTGAGTTTGTTCAACAGTTATCGAAAAAATATTGTTTATTTTTAACTGCTACCCCCGTTCAAAATAAATTAACCGATATATTTAACTTAATTACGTTACTGCGCCCGGGCTATTTGGGAACATATGAGGATTTTCTGCAACAATATCGTGAGCAAAATAAAACAATGGACGAAGACCCTTATTTGAAACAACTCATCAGTAAAGTGATGGTACGAAACCGCCGTGGTGATACAGGAATTGAGTGGACAAAACGTGAGATTGAAACGATTTGGGTACCTTTTACAGAGCAGGAATTAGATGCATATCAGCAAATCGACCAGTACTTCAAACAAAACCGAGCAATATCATCTATTACCTATATACGAGAATTTTGCAGTTCAAGAGAGGCTTGTTATCTTTCTATCAAAAAATGGATGGAACAGTCCGAACAGACAGAAGCTCAAGAAATTTTGTCCGTTATTGAACAACTTCCCCACCATGCAAAAGCATTAAAATTAGTAGAGTTAATTAAACAATCGGATGAGAAATTTATTGTATTTACAGAATATCGTGCCACCCAAATATATTTACAATGGTTATTGCAACAGGAACAAATTCCCTCCGTTATCTATCGTGGCGGTTTTAAGAAAGGGAAAAAAGACTGGATGCGTCAATTGTTTCAAAATCATGCACAAGTAATGATAGCAACAGAAGCAGCTGGAGAAGGGATTAACTTGCAATTTTGTCATCATCTTGTCAACTATGATCTGCCGTGGAATCCGATGCGCTTAGAACAAAGAATTGGTCGAATCCACCGCTTTGGCCAAGAGAATGATGTAAAGATCTACAATTTTGCATTAGAGAACACAGTTGAAGAGCATGTCATGAAATTGTTATATGATAAGATTCACTTATTTGAAAATGTGATTGGTCACCTGGAACAGATATTGACAGATATAAATGTTAATAATTTAGAAAAAGAAGTCGAACAAATTTTTGAACAATCCCATTCGATTGGTGAATCAAGAATTAAATTAAATAACTTAACATCTGTTATTCAATCTTATCAACAAGAAGATCAACTGAAGGAGAATCAAGTATGA
- a CDS encoding YqhG family protein codes for MISNLHSFLTEYFVLHDCEIIQENQTELEVKLTRELDQVLMNRPFYWHYMDKLGRDGDPMSIQLDTSLEKKENQKEWIHYGSPRLHQIFQHIQQNARFTILYEETNGQSKTSLMPWLIVNVMIHYCGKQKREAIYSIGVHLINGAIQTNMMERVDHLSFSRQMTDYSYTISPIIKPVSGFRRAYQYVENHLFIEDFHWVEEAKKTLQEELELLEYFYQQKDNVELLTKERERLSERLEPKINLEVINAGLFYLTEQTSNQVIND; via the coding sequence ATGATTTCTAATTTACATTCCTTTTTAACTGAATACTTTGTATTACATGATTGTGAAATAATACAGGAAAACCAAACAGAGTTGGAAGTGAAATTAACACGGGAATTAGATCAAGTTTTAATGAATCGCCCTTTCTACTGGCATTATATGGATAAATTAGGGCGTGATGGTGATCCAATGTCCATTCAGTTAGACACAAGTCTCGAAAAGAAAGAGAATCAAAAAGAATGGATTCACTATGGCAGTCCGCGTCTCCATCAAATATTTCAACATATTCAGCAAAATGCGAGATTCACTATATTGTATGAAGAAACGAATGGCCAAAGCAAAACATCACTGATGCCTTGGCTGATCGTCAACGTAATGATTCATTACTGTGGAAAACAAAAAAGAGAAGCCATTTATTCCATTGGTGTTCATTTAATAAACGGAGCCATTCAGACAAATATGATGGAGCGAGTTGATCACTTATCATTTAGCCGGCAAATGACAGATTACAGTTATACGATATCCCCTATCATAAAACCTGTCAGCGGCTTCAGACGTGCTTATCAGTATGTAGAGAACCATTTATTCATTGAGGATTTCCATTGGGTTGAAGAAGCGAAAAAAACGTTACAGGAAGAACTTGAATTATTGGAGTATTTTTATCAGCAGAAAGACAATGTAGAATTATTAACAAAAGAAAGAGAAAGACTTTCGGAGCGTTTAGAACCTAAAATTAATTTAGAAGTAATTAATGCTGGTCTTTTTTACTTAACCGAACAGACAAGTAATCAAGTGATTAATGATTAA
- a CDS encoding YqzE family protein, with translation MSSNDYVKYMTQRIVKYMDTPKDERKKQKEDSKPEVAHSSKWFGVLPFAFRLLIQKRKDS, from the coding sequence TTGTCCAGTAACGATTATGTAAAGTATATGACTCAGCGTATCGTTAAGTACATGGATACACCAAAGGATGAACGAAAGAAACAAAAGGAAGACAGCAAGCCAGAAGTTGCTCATTCCAGCAAATGGTTTGGTGTGTTACCTTTCGCCTTTCGCTTACTCATCCAAAAACGCAAAGATTCCTAA
- a CDS encoding shikimate kinase has translation MKSIYLVGFMGSGKTSVAEYLQKELGWGLQDTDQMIVDQYEMTIPTIFAEKGETEFRNYETNMLHTTTTENTIIATGGGIIEKDENRQWLKNQGNVIFLQTSWEEIGRRLQHDSSRPIWNNQSRDKQKLLEDRTPKYLEVASYVIQTDNKTEEQIAAEIISNIHA, from the coding sequence ATGAAGAGCATCTATTTAGTTGGTTTTATGGGGAGCGGTAAAACAAGTGTCGCGGAATATTTACAAAAAGAGTTAGGATGGGGGCTTCAAGATACAGATCAAATGATTGTGGACCAGTATGAAATGACTATTCCAACCATTTTTGCAGAAAAAGGGGAAACGGAATTTCGAAATTACGAAACAAACATGTTACATACTACAACCACCGAAAACACAATCATTGCAACTGGAGGAGGAATAATTGAGAAAGATGAAAATCGGCAATGGTTGAAAAATCAAGGTAACGTTATTTTTCTTCAAACATCGTGGGAAGAAATCGGACGCAGATTGCAACATGACAGCTCACGACCGATTTGGAATAATCAGTCACGTGATAAACAAAAACTTTTGGAAGATCGTACACCAAAATACCTAGAGGTGGCAAGTTATGTCATTCAAACAGATAATAAGACAGAAGAACAGATTGCAGCTGAAATAATTTCAAATATACATGCATAA
- the comGA gene encoding competence type IV pilus ATPase ComGA has product MNKASAISNHILQAAIEAHASDIHFIPRHQDIHIFFRCNGTRIYHSSIAKDQYALVLAYYKFAGQMDIGENRSPQQGALYYTFRTNSYSLRLYTLPIKNNESFAIRILPQQEIQHLKRLFLFHNQFQTVEKWLTMKTGLILLTGATGSGKSTTLYALLQAFAKTSHFQIITLEDPIEKPLDNVVQVQVNEKAGITYDAGLKAALRHDPDILMIGEIRDAKTAKFAFHAANTGHLVLSTLHANHAKGTIHRLLEMGITPVDIDQNLQAVASIQLVSLQVRKFAKQRAAILDILEKQHIKSILHDQQDTNQSSFEHLRRKAYAFGYLTTI; this is encoded by the coding sequence TTGAACAAAGCCTCAGCAATTTCTAATCATATTCTTCAAGCAGCAATTGAGGCCCATGCTTCTGATATCCACTTTATTCCTCGTCACCAAGATATTCACATCTTTTTCCGATGCAATGGGACACGAATTTATCACTCCTCCATCGCGAAAGACCAATACGCATTAGTTTTAGCGTACTACAAATTCGCAGGTCAAATGGACATAGGTGAAAATCGTTCTCCACAACAAGGTGCATTGTATTACACCTTTCGCACAAATTCATACTCTTTACGTCTTTATACACTACCAATTAAGAACAATGAGAGTTTTGCTATCCGTATCCTGCCTCAACAAGAAATTCAGCATCTGAAACGCTTGTTTCTATTCCATAACCAATTTCAAACTGTCGAGAAGTGGTTAACGATGAAAACAGGGCTTATTCTTCTAACTGGTGCCACAGGATCGGGCAAATCAACAACACTATATGCATTACTGCAAGCTTTTGCAAAAACTTCTCACTTTCAGATCATTACACTCGAAGATCCAATTGAAAAACCATTAGATAATGTAGTTCAAGTTCAAGTAAACGAGAAAGCTGGTATCACTTATGATGCGGGTTTAAAAGCAGCTCTGAGACATGACCCGGATATATTAATGATCGGTGAAATTCGCGATGCAAAAACAGCTAAATTTGCCTTCCACGCCGCCAACACTGGTCACTTGGTTTTGTCCACACTTCATGCAAATCATGCGAAAGGAACCATCCACCGTTTACTGGAAATGGGCATCACTCCAGTTGATATTGACCAAAATCTACAAGCAGTTGCCTCCATCCAATTAGTTTCCTTACAAGTCCGTAAATTCGCAAAACAACGAGCAGCTATACTAGATATTTTGGAAAAACAACATATTAAAAGTATCCTCCACGATCAACAAGATACAAATCAAAGCAGTTTTGAACATTTGAGGAGAAAAGCATATGCATTTGGATATCTTACGACGATTTAA
- a CDS encoding type II secretion system F family protein — protein MHLDILRRFKRQETLPLKVQHQILHRLELLFRHGYMLNDALDVLLWEKQLLQPVRTIKSHLELGQPFVTALSKAHFHEDTVRFLETAVEHGNLADGLTQCCNLLQQRILFTRKLRSLTRYPFFLFLFFFILLYLLKTSIFPSLSQLLQTSQNGVFQQAITVINFIYYGIIALSVIFLLLFLFRFSFQHSVTLETRIAVIQKIPIYYRYKRMQTTYLLITHLSSLLKSGLTMKECLEIIEHNQKEDIVHYYATHISSHLAQGYQYSTILPQCILLEPELDRIMTKERNQDQLQKEFAFYAEHLIAAMERFIKSWLSFLQPFLLSILALFIVFVYLSLMLPMFDYIQTM, from the coding sequence ATGCATTTGGATATCTTACGACGATTTAAACGCCAGGAAACATTGCCACTTAAGGTACAACATCAAATACTGCATCGCTTAGAGCTATTGTTTCGACACGGTTATATGCTAAATGATGCCCTTGACGTATTACTATGGGAGAAGCAATTGCTTCAGCCCGTTAGAACAATCAAAAGTCATTTAGAACTAGGCCAACCGTTTGTTACAGCATTATCAAAAGCTCATTTTCATGAAGACACTGTCCGTTTTCTTGAAACCGCAGTTGAACATGGTAATTTAGCAGATGGATTAACGCAGTGCTGTAACTTATTACAGCAGCGCATACTTTTCACCAGAAAGCTTCGATCATTAACGAGGTATCCATTCTTTTTGTTTCTTTTCTTTTTTATCCTTTTGTACTTGTTAAAAACCTCCATTTTCCCTTCGTTATCACAACTCTTACAAACTTCTCAAAATGGTGTGTTTCAACAGGCAATAACGGTTATTAATTTCATTTATTATGGAATTATCGCACTATCTGTGATTTTCCTGCTTCTATTTCTTTTCCGCTTCTCCTTTCAACATTCCGTTACGTTAGAAACAAGAATAGCTGTGATTCAAAAAATCCCTATCTACTATCGTTACAAGCGAATGCAAACTACTTATTTATTAATTACTCATTTATCAAGCTTGCTAAAGAGCGGACTAACGATGAAGGAATGTTTAGAGATTATCGAACATAATCAGAAGGAAGATATCGTACATTACTATGCCACCCATATAAGTAGTCACCTTGCGCAAGGTTATCAATATTCCACCATATTACCTCAATGCATCTTATTAGAACCGGAGTTAGATCGCATTATGACCAAAGAAAGAAATCAAGATCAATTACAAAAAGAATTTGCATTTTATGCAGAGCATTTGATTGCCGCTATGGAACGATTTATCAAGAGCTGGCTTAGTTTTTTACAACCATTTTTATTAAGTATTCTAGCTCTCTTTATTGTCTTCGTCTATCTGTCACTTATGCTGCCGATGTTTGATTATATTCAAACTATGTAA
- the comGC gene encoding competence type IV pilus major pilin ComGC: MNNQKGFTLIEMLIVLAVISILMLLFIPNLADKGDTINSKGCDALLQMTENQIASYELEEGEEPETLQMLVDNEYLETTECANGKKEITKNTSGELTISNKND; encoded by the coding sequence ATGAATAATCAAAAAGGTTTTACACTTATCGAAATGCTTATTGTGCTAGCGGTCATCAGTATTTTAATGTTGCTTTTTATTCCAAACCTAGCGGATAAAGGTGACACAATCAACAGTAAAGGGTGCGATGCATTACTGCAAATGACCGAAAATCAAATCGCCAGTTATGAACTAGAAGAAGGAGAAGAACCTGAAACACTTCAAATGCTGGTCGATAATGAGTATCTCGAAACCACAGAATGTGCAAATGGTAAAAAAGAAATCACCAAAAATACCAGCGGTGAATTGACAATCAGCAACAAAAATGACTAA
- the comGD gene encoding competence type IV pilus minor pilin ComGD: MTKNNERAFTLPELLIALTITSLLLLISGSAGLRIHDTVQYKQFIKQFNRDLLYLQQLALSQEDSYYLQIDTAQQRYTIRKDGLGTEVLERVYSEKWEVNANTLLQPIEFSHNGNIKRPGTMKIKTKYHIYWITCPFGKGRCYEKKE, from the coding sequence ATGACTAAGAACAACGAGCGGGCATTTACATTACCTGAACTTCTCATCGCATTGACAATCACCTCATTACTGCTTCTTATAAGCGGCAGTGCAGGATTAAGAATACATGATACTGTACAATACAAACAATTCATAAAACAATTTAACCGTGACTTACTTTATTTACAACAATTAGCATTATCCCAGGAAGACAGCTATTATTTGCAAATCGATACAGCCCAACAGCGCTATACCATTCGAAAAGATGGACTTGGCACAGAAGTTTTGGAACGCGTATATAGCGAAAAATGGGAAGTAAATGCAAACACTCTCCTACAACCAATTGAATTTTCACATAATGGCAATATAAAAAGACCTGGTACCATGAAAATAAAAACAAAGTATCACATATATTGGATTACATGTCCATTCGGAAAGGGGCGTTGTTATGAGAAAAAAGAATAA
- a CDS encoding ComGF family competence protein has protein sequence MLDNKQQQHAYMESKNEKGYLLFEILLATICLSLMLIWLSQTLLLWHQSENNTLPLVYYFHHLIELEAQTAEVISTQDNQLYFIQPTGERVSISYHNHKIRRQVNSRAMKK, from the coding sequence ATGTTAGACAACAAACAACAACAACATGCTTATATGGAAAGCAAAAATGAAAAAGGATACCTTTTATTCGAAATCTTGCTTGCTACGATTTGCCTTAGTTTGATGTTAATTTGGCTTAGCCAAACCCTTCTTTTATGGCATCAGAGTGAAAATAATACTTTGCCGTTGGTCTATTATTTTCATCATCTGATTGAATTAGAAGCACAAACAGCAGAAGTTATTTCTACTCAAGACAACCAGCTCTATTTTATTCAACCTACAGGTGAAAGAGTGTCTATTTCTTATCATAATCATAAAATTCGCAGACAAGTAAATAGTAGGGCCATGAAGAAATAG
- a CDS encoding DUF2626 domain-containing protein: MDRVFRMLAFWTAIFTVMFYVGDMMTMAYLFLAQTIFFLGVGYLKLSERMYMYLFGAYCTIFFIGFTFYTNFILVPGFGH, translated from the coding sequence ATGGATCGGGTATTCCGCATGCTAGCCTTCTGGACTGCTATTTTTACTGTCATGTTTTACGTTGGAGACATGATGACGATGGCATACTTGTTTTTAGCACAAACAATATTCTTTCTAGGTGTCGGATATTTAAAACTTTCCGAGAGAATGTATATGTATTTATTTGGAGCTTATTGTACTATTTTCTTTATTGGATTTACATTCTACACCAACTTTATTCTTGTTCCTGGATTTGGACATTAA
- a CDS encoding MBL fold metallo-hydrolase: MKVEQLPLGPLSTNCYLAVLDKEVVIIDPSGDAEKIIGRIEQLAVSPVAILLTHAHFDHIGALDIVREHYRVPVYLHTAEQDWLEDPTLNGSSLFGMGEVTAKAADHLINSGDTELQVGNFTFDARHTPGHSPGGVAYVFHQNRLVFGGDSLFAGGIGRTDLAGGNFEQLEESIKENFYLLPDDYIVYPGHGPETTIKLEKESNPFVQG, translated from the coding sequence ATGAAAGTTGAACAATTGCCACTAGGGCCACTATCTACTAATTGCTATTTAGCTGTACTTGATAAAGAAGTAGTGATTATTGATCCGTCTGGAGATGCTGAGAAGATAATCGGTCGCATTGAGCAATTAGCAGTCTCTCCTGTAGCCATTTTACTGACGCATGCACATTTTGACCATATCGGTGCGTTGGATATCGTGAGAGAACATTATCGTGTGCCTGTTTATTTACATACAGCTGAGCAAGATTGGTTAGAAGACCCTACATTGAATGGTTCCTCATTATTTGGAATGGGGGAAGTTACTGCAAAAGCTGCTGATCATTTAATTAATAGTGGCGATACGGAGCTACAAGTTGGAAACTTTACTTTTGATGCTCGGCACACACCGGGACATTCACCAGGTGGTGTAGCGTATGTCTTTCACCAGAATCGTTTGGTCTTTGGTGGAGACAGTTTGTTTGCAGGTGGTATCGGAAGGACTGATTTAGCTGGTGGCAATTTTGAGCAGCTAGAAGAAAGTATTAAAGAGAATTTTTATCTTCTGCCTGATGACTATATTGTATATCCTGGGCACGGTCCAGAGACAACGATTAAGCTGGAGAAAGAGTCCAATCCATTTGTGCAAGGATAG
- a CDS encoding DUF2759 domain-containing protein: MELGFIILVVSILCALAVFRELKKQNMFGVAFAGLATLVFGFFSIATLYWELIHPLFQN, from the coding sequence ATGGAATTAGGATTTATCATTTTAGTAGTATCAATCCTTTGCGCTTTAGCTGTTTTTCGTGAATTGAAAAAGCAAAACATGTTCGGTGTCGCATTTGCGGGTCTTGCCACATTAGTATTTGGATTCTTTTCCATTGCAACATTATATTGGGAATTAATTCATCCTTTATTCCAAAACTAA
- a CDS encoding LTA synthase family protein, translating to MKKLHMPLYIIAALLFGLKTYIIYRFIFDITLENTMQELILIINPFVTAFFIFVLSIFFNERRQLKYIKYAMLLGSLILFFNIVFFRNFSDFITIPLLFQGSNAADLGSSVLGLIEVWDIALFLDVAIVWILARKYGTTLTSTFSKRYKRLAVVLSLLMIAGNFTLAEIERPQLFQRTFDREYLVKNIGIFNYHIYDAILHSKSKAQRVFADGNELTEISDYMKEETTTSGSEEMEGIAEGKNVIFISLESLQSFVINNTMNGEEVTPFLNDLIGDSYYFENFYHQTEQGKTSDSEFIVENSLYPSPRGAVYFTHSSNDFHSLPEIIGNNGYYSTVFHSNNKSFWNRDVMYDNLGYDHFYSETAFEVTEENSVGWGLKDKPFFEQSMKYLQQLNQKEQPFYSKFITLTNHYPFELSEEDATIDPYDSNSNTLNHYFQTVRYMDEAVEEFFNHLKETGVYDDSIIILMGDHYGISDFHKKAMSQYLDTEYTDFQHVQLQRVPFIVHIPGEEGKTFSKVAGQIDVKPTILNLLGIDDSNDLSFGTDLFSDERKDYVALRDGSFITEDYVYTKDQCYNKETGELIQGNIESSDDDEANACGPYMEQVNQELNYSDQIVFGDLFRFYDFGDEE from the coding sequence ATGAAAAAGCTGCACATGCCATTATATATAATCGCAGCCTTACTATTTGGTTTAAAAACGTATATCATTTATCGATTTATATTCGATATAACACTTGAGAACACAATGCAGGAGCTAATTTTAATAATCAACCCGTTTGTTACGGCGTTTTTTATATTTGTTCTAAGCATATTTTTCAATGAGAGAAGACAATTAAAATACATTAAGTATGCTATGTTACTAGGATCATTGATCCTGTTTTTCAATATTGTATTTTTCCGAAACTTCTCTGATTTTATAACGATCCCGTTATTATTCCAAGGAAGCAATGCAGCTGACTTAGGAAGTAGTGTATTAGGTTTAATTGAAGTATGGGATATCGCTTTATTCCTAGATGTCGCTATCGTATGGATATTAGCAAGAAAATACGGAACAACTTTAACATCAACATTCTCTAAACGTTATAAGCGATTAGCGGTTGTATTGTCTTTATTAATGATTGCTGGGAACTTTACTCTAGCAGAAATTGAACGTCCACAACTGTTTCAACGTACGTTTGACCGAGAATACTTGGTGAAAAACATTGGTATTTTTAATTACCATATCTATGATGCCATTTTGCATTCTAAGTCGAAAGCACAGCGTGTTTTTGCTGATGGAAATGAGCTAACAGAAATCTCTGATTATATGAAAGAAGAAACGACTACTTCAGGTAGTGAAGAAATGGAAGGTATTGCAGAAGGTAAAAATGTCATTTTTATCTCTTTGGAATCCTTGCAAAGTTTTGTGATTAACAACACGATGAATGGTGAAGAAGTAACACCTTTCTTAAATGATTTAATTGGGGACAGTTATTATTTTGAAAACTTCTACCATCAGACAGAGCAAGGAAAAACGTCTGATTCGGAGTTTATTGTAGAGAATTCACTTTACCCATCTCCAAGAGGGGCAGTTTATTTCACACATTCTTCTAACGATTTTCATTCTTTACCAGAAATTATCGGTAATAATGGATACTATTCAACGGTATTCCATTCGAATAATAAAAGTTTTTGGAATCGCGATGTAATGTATGACAATCTTGGGTACGATCATTTTTACTCGGAAACTGCTTTTGAAGTAACAGAAGAAAATTCAGTTGGATGGGGTCTGAAAGATAAACCATTCTTTGAACAGTCAATGAAATATTTACAACAACTGAATCAGAAAGAACAACCATTCTATTCTAAGTTTATTACGTTAACAAACCACTATCCATTTGAATTAAGTGAAGAGGATGCCACTATCGATCCTTATGATTCTAACTCAAATACGTTGAATCATTACTTCCAGACAGTTCGCTATATGGATGAAGCGGTAGAAGAATTCTTCAACCACCTGAAAGAAACTGGTGTATATGATGATTCCATCATTATTTTAATGGGGGACCACTATGGTATTAGTGATTTCCACAAAAAAGCAATGAGTCAATATTTAGACACAGAGTATACAGATTTTCAGCACGTACAATTACAGCGAGTACCATTTATTGTTCACATTCCGGGTGAAGAAGGAAAAACATTCTCGAAAGTTGCCGGCCAAATTGATGTAAAACCAACTATCCTTAATCTATTAGGTATTGATGACAGTAATGACCTTTCTTTCGGTACTGACTTATTCAGTGATGAACGTAAAGATTACGTAGCATTACGAGACGGTAGCTTTATTACCGAAGACTATGTCTATACGAAAGATCAATGCTACAACAAGGAGACTGGTGAATTAATACAAGGTAATATAGAATCCAGTGATGACGATGAAGCCAATGCATGTGGACCATATATGGAACAAGTAAATCAGGAACTCAATTATTCAGACCAAATTGTATTCGGCGATCTATTCCGCTTTTACGACTTTGGCGATGAAGAATAA
- a CDS encoding ROK family glucokinase, whose product MEKDLLIGIDIGGTTVKHAIITSNGEMISSWEIPTNLQNAGISIPTDIWTSIELKLNELEIKKQRILGIGVGAPGFIEPETGIVAIAVNIGWRDFHLKDLLEGLSGLPVLVDNDANIAALGENWQGSGDQVDNMLAVTLGTGVGGGIIANGHILSGANGTGAEIGHMIVEPDGAPCNCGRNGCLETVTSATGIVRQAEELMNAGKAVKLQQRKESVSRITTKDIFECASEGDLDCQALLQYVFDVLGFSLANVAATVNPAKILIGGGVSKAGDALLNPVKAAFEKYALARANEACTFGIAQLGNDAGVYGGAYLVLQNN is encoded by the coding sequence ATGGAGAAAGATTTGTTGATTGGAATTGATATTGGCGGAACAACTGTAAAGCATGCAATCATTACGAGTAATGGGGAAATGATTTCTAGTTGGGAAATTCCTACGAACCTGCAAAACGCTGGGATCAGTATTCCAACAGATATTTGGACTTCCATTGAATTAAAACTTAACGAGTTAGAGATTAAGAAACAACGAATATTAGGTATAGGAGTAGGTGCTCCAGGTTTCATTGAACCTGAAACGGGTATAGTTGCAATAGCAGTAAACATCGGCTGGAGAGATTTTCACCTTAAAGACTTACTGGAGGGTTTATCCGGTTTACCTGTCTTAGTAGATAATGACGCAAATATTGCTGCATTGGGTGAAAATTGGCAAGGGTCAGGTGACCAGGTAGACAACATGTTGGCTGTTACACTTGGTACCGGTGTCGGTGGAGGCATAATTGCAAATGGTCATATTCTAAGTGGAGCGAATGGTACAGGTGCAGAGATTGGCCATATGATCGTAGAACCTGACGGAGCCCCGTGTAATTGCGGTCGAAACGGCTGTCTCGAAACCGTAACATCTGCTACAGGAATAGTACGACAAGCAGAAGAATTAATGAATGCAGGCAAAGCTGTTAAGTTGCAACAACGAAAAGAAAGTGTATCCCGAATTACAACGAAGGATATATTCGAATGTGCCAGTGAAGGTGATCTGGATTGTCAGGCTCTCCTGCAGTATGTCTTTGATGTGCTCGGTTTTTCATTAGCCAACGTAGCCGCTACGGTGAATCCTGCTAAAATTTTAATTGGTGGGGGCGTATCGAAAGCTGGAGATGCTTTATTGAATCCTGTAAAGGCAGCATTTGAGAAATACGCACTCGCTAGAGCAAATGAGGCCTGTACATTTGGAATTGCACAACTAGGAAATGACGCGGGCGTGTACGGTGGTGCATACCTTGTGTTACAAAACAATTAA
- a CDS encoding YqgQ family protein: MQSVYDIRKLLLKFGTIIYLGDRLADLEMMETELDELFQVNIITKEDYLQAKMILKKEREKTK, encoded by the coding sequence ATGCAGAGTGTTTATGATATACGAAAACTATTATTGAAATTTGGAACGATCATCTACTTAGGTGATCGTTTAGCTGATTTAGAAATGATGGAAACAGAATTAGATGAACTTTTTCAAGTGAATATCATCACAAAAGAAGATTATTTACAAGCAAAAATGATTCTAAAAAAAGAGAGAGAGAAAACTAAATAA